A part of Pseudoalteromonas arctica A 37-1-2 genomic DNA contains:
- the nhaD gene encoding sodium:proton antiporter NhaD has protein sequence MVSSIILTLIAIAFLLIVIEDIIHVNKAKTTLFFGTLCWILLFIYPLHGQSPDTIQHLLNENILEIASLWLFLMAAMTFVAYLNSKGFIENIVHRVMPKSISEKKLMFLVGGFAFLFSSISDNVTATLISLAVVMSLKLEPKKLIKYATLIVFGVNSGGVSLITGDVTTLMIFLDGKVTIAHLLLLIAPALASVMLLAALLSIGMKGRVEFASASKTRIEKTDITIAVIFLSTVVSTLTLSVIYSVPPLLTFLFGLSVMFLVAQFLMRKKDINKDIIDFVRDIEYDTLLFFVGVLLLVGALKEIGMLSKFTDLYTVMAPEYANYLMGILSAGVDNVPLTAALLKADIVMSQQHWLSFTYATGVGGSMLIIGSAAGIIAMSKVKALTFMSYLRLSLHLLICYTVGYAGSYYMGSFI, from the coding sequence ATGGTTTCCTCGATTATTCTAACCCTGATAGCGATTGCATTTTTACTGATCGTTATAGAAGATATAATCCATGTAAATAAAGCTAAAACCACGCTGTTTTTTGGTACGCTTTGCTGGATTCTTCTTTTTATATACCCTCTACACGGGCAAAGCCCCGATACGATTCAACACCTTTTAAATGAAAATATTTTAGAAATTGCCTCATTATGGCTATTTTTAATGGCTGCAATGACCTTTGTAGCGTATTTAAATTCAAAGGGGTTTATAGAAAATATTGTGCATCGTGTTATGCCAAAAAGTATTAGCGAAAAAAAGCTCATGTTTTTGGTGGGTGGTTTCGCATTTTTGTTTTCGTCGATTTCAGACAACGTAACAGCTACGCTTATATCGCTTGCGGTTGTTATGTCGTTAAAACTTGAACCTAAAAAACTCATTAAATACGCCACGCTTATTGTGTTTGGGGTTAACTCAGGTGGGGTATCGCTAATAACAGGTGACGTAACCACACTAATGATATTTTTAGATGGCAAAGTAACCATTGCTCATTTATTACTACTTATAGCGCCAGCACTTGCAAGCGTTATGCTGCTTGCTGCGTTACTGTCTATAGGTATGAAAGGGCGTGTTGAGTTTGCTAGTGCAAGTAAAACCCGCATTGAAAAAACCGACATAACCATTGCTGTTATATTTTTATCTACTGTAGTGAGCACACTTACGCTGAGTGTAATTTACAGCGTACCGCCTCTATTAACCTTTTTGTTTGGCTTATCAGTGATGTTTTTAGTGGCGCAATTTTTAATGCGCAAAAAAGACATAAACAAAGACATAATCGATTTTGTTCGCGATATAGAATACGACACATTATTGTTTTTTGTAGGTGTACTTTTACTTGTAGGTGCACTTAAAGAAATTGGTATGTTGAGTAAATTTACCGACCTATACACGGTAATGGCACCAGAATACGCAAACTACTTAATGGGCATATTATCAGCAGGGGTCGATAACGTACCGCTTACCGCTGCCTTATTAAAAGCCGATATAGTAATGAGCCAACAACACTGGTTGTCGTTTACGTATGCAACGGGCGTGGGTGGTTCAATGCTTATTATTGGGTCTGCTGCGGGCATTATTGCCATGAGTAAAGTTAAAGCGCTTACCTTTATGAGCTACTTGCGTTTATCGCTGCATTTATTAATTTGTTACACGGTTGGATATGCGGGCTCGTATTACATGGGCAGTTTTATTTAA
- the lysC gene encoding lysine-sensitive aspartokinase 3, producing the protein MTTQSVPQTVLQTELSAKSDYIVAKFGGTSVANFEAMSRCSEIIVADKSVRIVAVSASAGVTNHLVALCKPSITSSERQEHINGVLAIQQTILDELSLDADLAVGFNETLKAFQTLAQEPLTTDQQHDELLSFGERLSSYLFAQVLRLQGLNADRFDVRKVLKTDSQFGKATPNVAATAQAAKEHLIPLLDAQVIVTQGFIGSDEYGQTTTLGRGGSDYSAALLAEAINAKSVHIWTDVVGIFSTDPRLCAKATPIARLSFDEAAEMATFGAKVLHPATILPASRSHINVFVGSSREPERGGTWIEREKSQQPGIRAVTQRKNQILLTLKSPEMLLASGFLARVFTLLSEYNISVDLVTTSEISVAITLDNAQNASRPELDQECLDKLAEFCHVSVENNLTLVALIGSEIQLRQHEMNLMSVLKDFNIRLICHGASKHNLCFLVEQTESDNVVQSIHSRLLENDFAA; encoded by the coding sequence ATGACTACCCAATCAGTGCCACAAACAGTACTTCAAACAGAGTTAAGCGCAAAATCAGATTACATCGTTGCCAAATTTGGCGGAACCAGTGTTGCAAATTTTGAAGCGATGAGTCGCTGTAGCGAAATTATTGTTGCAGATAAAAGCGTACGTATTGTTGCCGTGAGCGCTAGTGCCGGCGTAACTAACCACTTAGTTGCACTGTGCAAACCAAGTATTACCTCAAGTGAGCGCCAAGAACACATAAACGGCGTGCTTGCTATTCAGCAAACTATTTTAGATGAATTATCGCTAGATGCCGATTTAGCGGTTGGCTTTAACGAAACCTTAAAAGCATTTCAAACATTGGCTCAAGAGCCACTAACAACCGATCAGCAACACGACGAGCTACTTAGCTTTGGTGAGCGTTTATCGTCGTATTTGTTTGCTCAAGTACTTCGTTTACAAGGTTTAAATGCCGATCGCTTTGATGTGCGTAAGGTGCTTAAAACCGACAGCCAATTTGGCAAAGCAACGCCCAATGTTGCAGCCACAGCGCAAGCTGCTAAAGAGCATTTAATTCCGTTGTTAGACGCTCAAGTAATTGTAACTCAGGGATTTATTGGCAGTGACGAATACGGCCAAACCACAACGCTTGGACGTGGTGGTTCTGACTATAGCGCTGCATTACTAGCAGAGGCGATTAACGCTAAAAGTGTGCATATTTGGACCGACGTAGTGGGCATTTTTAGCACTGACCCGCGTTTGTGCGCAAAAGCGACGCCTATTGCACGCTTAAGTTTTGACGAAGCCGCTGAAATGGCAACCTTTGGCGCAAAAGTATTACACCCCGCGACTATTTTACCAGCAAGCCGTAGCCACATTAACGTGTTTGTAGGTTCTAGCCGAGAGCCAGAGCGTGGCGGTACATGGATTGAGCGCGAAAAATCGCAGCAACCAGGTATACGCGCAGTAACGCAACGTAAAAACCAAATATTGCTTACCCTTAAAAGCCCAGAAATGCTCCTAGCAAGTGGCTTTTTAGCACGCGTATTTACACTATTAAGTGAATACAATATATCGGTAGATTTGGTAACTACATCAGAAATCAGCGTAGCCATAACCCTTGATAACGCGCAAAACGCCTCGCGCCCAGAGCTCGATCAAGAATGCCTAGATAAGCTTGCAGAGTTTTGCCATGTTTCGGTAGAAAACAACCTAACATTGGTGGCACTTATTGGCTCTGAGATTCAATTACGCCAACACGAAATGAACTTAATGAGTGTACTAAAAGACTTTAATATTCGATTAATTTGTCACGGTGCTAGTAAGCACAACCTGTGCTTTTTAGTAGAGCAAACTGAGTCAGATAACGTAGTACAGTCTATCCATAGCCGTTTATTAGAAAATGATTTTGCTGCGTAA
- a CDS encoding 4'-phosphopantetheinyl transferase family protein, translated as MTEHYFKNALSITSTQLANLSLANNSILLFNAKTLELSDFNLPDCLSPFELTIINRRKSPQAKQEYLATRLLLKHLIKVTQPQHTHVPLNEMSTEFDEASSKLQVHVSGDVINTCISHSHGLVGVALNFDKSEFGFDIEKVSLKRPFEKLAKHFYHNDEITLITKPTNTQAQAETFFRIWTLKESLAKATSRPIAKLLSPNVFDELHSAKLSACSNRVTVIDSNDSNVCFDVSVVHKKSTDWRCFLLNDFIK; from the coding sequence ATGACTGAACACTATTTTAAAAACGCCTTGAGTATTACTTCAACTCAATTGGCAAATTTGTCTTTAGCTAATAACAGTATTTTATTATTTAATGCTAAAACACTTGAGCTTAGTGACTTTAATTTGCCCGACTGCTTAAGCCCATTTGAGTTAACCATTATAAACCGCCGTAAAAGCCCACAAGCTAAGCAAGAGTATTTAGCTACGCGGTTATTGTTAAAACATCTTATTAAAGTAACGCAGCCGCAACATACGCACGTACCCCTTAATGAAATGAGTACCGAATTTGATGAGGCAAGCTCAAAGCTGCAAGTACATGTAAGTGGTGATGTTATTAATACCTGTATTTCGCACTCGCATGGTTTAGTTGGGGTGGCGCTAAATTTTGATAAAAGTGAGTTTGGTTTTGATATTGAAAAAGTAAGCCTAAAGCGCCCGTTTGAAAAGCTTGCTAAGCATTTTTATCATAATGATGAAATTACACTTATTACCAAGCCCACTAATACCCAAGCCCAAGCAGAGACGTTTTTTAGAATTTGGACATTAAAAGAGTCACTAGCTAAAGCCACCAGCCGCCCTATTGCAAAATTACTTAGCCCCAATGTGTTTGACGAATTACATAGTGCAAAGCTGAGTGCTTGCAGTAATCGCGTTACTGTAATTGATAGCAATGACAGCAATGTTTGTTTTGATGTGAGTGTGGTGCATAAAAAAAGCACCGACTGGCGATGCTTTTTATTAAATGACTTTATTAAGTGA